One region of Prosthecobacter dejongeii genomic DNA includes:
- a CDS encoding ABC transporter permease translates to MNFIALRMLMSDRAKYFGLIFAFAFSTFLLQNQVSIFCGIMKRTGSQILDVTDADVWVMDRYTEYFEQTKPLKETDLTRVRSVSGVDYAVRLFKGNPTARTLAGKFASTFTLGVDDSTLVGTPRQMLLGRWESLREANSIIMDRAGYALLFPGEALELGRVLELNDHKVTLVGISDCSAPFVSFPVIHARYSEAINFQGRERNQLSFVLARPRPGMSPEALARQIERETGLKARTTAEFAWDCVIYYMKNTGIPVNFGITIAVALIVGLAVSGQTFYMFTVENLRQFGALKAIGVTNSRLVAMVLLQALVAGAIGYAIGTGMAAAFFEATASNLATRGIVLMWQAVAGVGVLMAVVVAAVSFLSVRKVLVLEPASVFR, encoded by the coding sequence ATGAACTTCATCGCCCTGCGCATGCTCATGTCGGATCGGGCCAAATACTTCGGCCTCATTTTCGCTTTCGCCTTTTCCACCTTTCTCCTGCAAAACCAGGTCAGCATCTTTTGCGGCATCATGAAGCGCACCGGTAGCCAGATCCTCGATGTCACCGATGCCGACGTCTGGGTCATGGACCGCTACACGGAGTACTTCGAGCAGACCAAACCGCTGAAGGAAACCGACCTCACCCGCGTGCGCAGCGTCTCGGGGGTGGACTATGCGGTGCGTCTCTTCAAAGGCAACCCCACTGCCCGCACCCTGGCGGGAAAGTTCGCCTCCACCTTCACCCTCGGTGTGGATGATAGCACGCTCGTGGGCACTCCACGCCAGATGCTCCTGGGCCGCTGGGAAAGCCTGCGTGAGGCCAACAGCATCATCATGGACCGCGCCGGATACGCTCTCCTCTTTCCGGGGGAAGCCCTGGAACTCGGCCGCGTACTGGAGCTCAATGACCACAAGGTTACCCTCGTCGGTATCTCGGATTGCAGCGCCCCTTTCGTCAGCTTTCCCGTCATCCACGCCCGCTACAGTGAGGCCATCAACTTTCAGGGCCGCGAGCGAAACCAGCTCAGCTTTGTCCTCGCTCGTCCCAGGCCTGGAATGAGTCCTGAAGCCCTCGCTCGCCAGATTGAACGCGAGACCGGTCTCAAGGCCCGCACCACTGCCGAGTTCGCCTGGGATTGCGTCATCTACTACATGAAGAACACCGGTATCCCGGTCAATTTCGGCATCACCATCGCTGTTGCACTTATTGTTGGGCTGGCCGTCAGCGGGCAGACTTTCTACATGTTCACGGTGGAAAACCTTCGCCAATTCGGCGCGCTCAAGGCCATCGGCGTCACCAATAGCCGCCTTGTCGCCATGGTTCTTCTTCAGGCCCTCGTCGCTGGGGCCATCGGTTACGCCATCGGTACCGGCATGGCGGCAGCGTTCTTTGAGGCCACCGCCTCCAATCTCGCCACCCGGGGCATTGTTCTCATGTGGCAGGCCGTAGCCGGAGTGGGCGTCCTCATGGCCGTTGTCGTCGCTGCTGTCAGCTTCCTCAGCGTCCGCAAAGTGCTCGTGCTAGAGCCCGCCTCTGTCTTCCGTTAA
- a CDS encoding VOC family protein — MLVERFKYTIWAADMARALKFYTGVFAAKVIKQNDYVSEVEICQGILAIHGGGEGERTWTGLTFQVPDVVAGAAEIVAAGGSLTKEPQPEGDEPPHLAMCTDPEGNEIMLSRKR, encoded by the coding sequence ATGCTAGTTGAACGATTCAAATACACCATCTGGGCGGCTGACATGGCGCGTGCGCTGAAGTTTTACACAGGCGTCTTTGCGGCCAAGGTCATCAAACAAAACGACTACGTGAGCGAGGTGGAAATCTGCCAAGGCATCCTGGCCATCCATGGCGGCGGCGAAGGTGAACGCACGTGGACGGGACTGACCTTTCAGGTGCCGGACGTAGTGGCCGGGGCGGCAGAAATCGTGGCGGCGGGGGGATCGCTGACAAAGGAACCACAGCCAGAAGGTGATGAACCTCCGCATCTGGCGATGTGCACCGACCCGGAAGGCAATGAGATCATGCTGAGCCGGAAAAGGTAG
- a CDS encoding Kelch repeat-containing protein — protein MKKFFSLLGTCLLLIGSSQGASLTISNYNPAGNGNHGIADLAGTRLAGNAGRGVIGRMNGLSEIEVANKATAGDIAGLNAAFQPFGGDFALDSLGVAGAFEAELNFDTRNSVRPGYGGSPIYFWSYKGTSRINATEYLLIRLGSLFPVDSETLPPTVLEVAVNPVGVSTILAGTAGPGSYDYGQGSGPLALYQMISTSTSSNVAPIANNGVLAAYSGVPKNGLLTASDANNDVLTFTKVTDPTKGVVEVLGNGNFTYTANVGQLGADSFTFVANDGTANSAPATINITITEPPPNEAPIAIPTEIYGRAGEIIAGVLEGTDGDDDTLTFSVVDQPASGVITAFTSDGRFTYRPNVGFIGTDSFTFKVNDGTVDSATATVQIVIEQDIPAWVWLDGDNLPKQRGIYGSVGVAAAANKPGARTEAASVSSSGGISYHFGGLGYGEGTKTGVLNDLWKYDSASGEWTWISGSKDVNALGTYGNKGEASETNAPPARSGALMWQDNDGFLWVFGGTNATKGLLNDLWKYDLNENEWTWVGGANTANATGTYGSLGQPDALNTPGARVNAVSWKDASGRLFLFGGRGLPATGTKAGLLNDLWVFDIALGQWTWLSGSNGLDAIGVYGSSGIASVGNVPGGRSGAVAWVGNSGNLWLFGGNGRGNAAKLGNLNDLWQFDFISNEWTWISGSQAVNAIGVYGTLGDHAFNTVPGARAGATSWLASDGSLVLFGGQGSGHFNDVWVFDTEKYQWTWLKGASALNGLASYGQLGVPSPSSTPGARRGSSAFTDAEGNLVIFAGTNGANSNNDVWVLDIPEFPIVELQSIASITEDSATVTVKINPNGNSTTAVLKLIKLTGGEDEAEIDLGVIGSGSTPITVVEELTDLDLGSRYAVIVEAQNILGSGQSPVCIFTTLGTAPAVIASFDETESFHPEASGTVAVQVALTSPATEAFTLPFTVSGTASEGATGDFITAPASGSVSFFIGQSRATINVAIRDDLTLDPDETVILTLGTPSAASVTTGEDDVHTLTIQDNDGPPVFVQAPGSQLARLGSKVIFDGTATGTPVLAYQWRKGATNIAKATLPTYTFASVKLTDAGTYGVDVRNSIDTLIANFDLAVVDTSARSIVQAEGTTVSVKVLNAGTGLTFAWLKEGDPIGQTTDTLTIPDATALDSGDYVCVISKDGSAPLTTGIIRVNIFAEVVAPPAFLAGNYVGLVSPDESAGAPLGGRFDVAVTTKGAYSAKLILGTTTLTGKGQLYISGDATEAEGQATVSFVRKGLPNLTVQFFLSGNAEEPVAQALEGRLDDPFNGGSTGIEGYRNPWVAKPKVGSTDLPATSYAGSYTFGLDIPADLVGMLDIPQGNGFGAATVTTAGTVAFVGRTADGGKFTFSSIVGPEGDVPFYSAFSLTQGYLAGFTAITPAGTDFDSNSYDGNLAWKKVAADAKSKELAYRAGFDEIELTLFGGKWQPPASGGVIADLNDVDNNAVLFLNEGGSAQAGIEPFTFSIRNLKDTGVVQTVIVDKTLAVNPNSVTFKLIANPVGHYSGTFTVPNPVKTLVRTATYQGTFIRLTTGEFESAGFFLLAQPPEPGQTVKTAPQLSGEAQVRQPR, from the coding sequence ATGAAGAAGTTTTTTTCACTCCTTGGAACCTGCCTGCTGCTGATCGGTAGCAGCCAAGGTGCGTCGCTGACGATCTCTAACTACAATCCGGCTGGTAACGGCAACCATGGGATTGCTGACTTGGCAGGTACCCGCTTGGCTGGAAATGCAGGCCGTGGCGTGATCGGGAGAATGAATGGACTTTCTGAGATTGAAGTCGCCAACAAAGCGACCGCTGGAGATATCGCAGGGCTCAATGCCGCATTCCAACCTTTTGGCGGAGATTTTGCTCTCGATAGCTTGGGAGTGGCTGGAGCTTTTGAAGCGGAGTTGAATTTCGATACCCGGAACTCTGTGCGCCCAGGTTATGGCGGCAGTCCGATCTATTTTTGGTCCTACAAAGGCACCTCCCGTATCAATGCCACCGAATATCTCCTGATTCGGTTAGGTTCGCTATTCCCGGTAGATTCAGAAACGCTACCGCCTACGGTTTTGGAAGTGGCGGTGAATCCCGTCGGCGTTTCCACCATTCTCGCGGGTACCGCAGGTCCTGGTTCTTATGATTATGGCCAGGGCAGCGGCCCTCTGGCGCTGTATCAGATGATTTCTACCTCCACGTCTTCCAACGTGGCCCCCATCGCCAACAATGGCGTGCTTGCTGCCTATTCCGGCGTGCCGAAAAACGGCCTCCTCACCGCCTCCGATGCCAATAATGACGTGCTGACCTTTACCAAGGTTACCGATCCGACCAAGGGCGTCGTCGAGGTCCTCGGTAACGGCAACTTCACCTACACTGCCAATGTCGGTCAGCTAGGTGCAGACAGCTTTACTTTCGTGGCCAATGACGGCACAGCGAACTCCGCCCCGGCTACCATCAACATCACGATTACCGAGCCACCGCCAAACGAGGCCCCTATTGCTATCCCGACGGAGATCTACGGCCGCGCAGGCGAGATCATCGCCGGAGTGCTTGAAGGGACCGATGGCGACGATGACACGCTCACTTTTTCTGTGGTGGATCAGCCCGCCTCCGGGGTCATCACTGCTTTCACAAGTGATGGCCGCTTCACCTATCGTCCAAATGTAGGCTTCATCGGCACTGATTCTTTCACCTTCAAGGTCAACGATGGGACCGTTGATTCAGCTACTGCCACCGTGCAGATCGTGATTGAGCAAGACATTCCGGCTTGGGTTTGGCTGGATGGTGACAACCTGCCTAAACAGCGCGGTATATACGGCTCCGTGGGTGTAGCTGCGGCTGCCAACAAACCCGGTGCCAGAACCGAAGCTGCCAGCGTCAGCAGTTCCGGCGGCATTTCCTATCACTTCGGTGGCCTGGGTTACGGTGAAGGCACCAAGACCGGCGTCCTCAATGATCTCTGGAAGTACGACTCTGCCTCGGGCGAGTGGACTTGGATAAGTGGTAGTAAAGACGTCAATGCCCTGGGCACCTACGGCAACAAAGGCGAAGCATCTGAAACCAATGCCCCCCCAGCCCGCAGCGGTGCCCTCATGTGGCAGGACAATGACGGCTTTCTCTGGGTCTTCGGTGGTACCAATGCCACCAAGGGCCTCCTCAATGATCTCTGGAAGTATGACCTGAATGAAAACGAGTGGACTTGGGTCGGCGGAGCCAATACTGCCAACGCCACCGGCACCTACGGCAGCCTCGGTCAGCCAGATGCTTTGAATACTCCCGGGGCACGTGTAAACGCTGTCTCCTGGAAGGATGCCTCTGGCCGCCTCTTCCTTTTCGGCGGTCGTGGACTTCCCGCCACTGGCACCAAAGCGGGGCTCCTTAATGACCTTTGGGTCTTTGACATTGCTCTCGGCCAGTGGACTTGGCTGAGCGGCAGCAATGGCCTCGATGCCATCGGCGTGTATGGTTCTTCAGGCATTGCATCTGTAGGCAATGTTCCCGGGGGCCGCTCCGGCGCAGTCGCCTGGGTAGGCAACAGTGGTAACCTTTGGCTCTTCGGGGGCAATGGCCGTGGCAATGCCGCCAAGCTGGGCAATCTGAACGACCTCTGGCAGTTCGACTTTATCTCCAATGAATGGACCTGGATCTCAGGTTCCCAGGCTGTCAATGCCATCGGTGTTTACGGCACCCTCGGTGATCACGCCTTTAATACTGTCCCAGGTGCCCGTGCGGGTGCCACCTCATGGCTTGCTTCCGATGGTTCCCTCGTCCTCTTTGGCGGCCAGGGCTCTGGTCACTTCAATGACGTTTGGGTCTTCGATACAGAAAAGTACCAGTGGACTTGGCTGAAGGGGGCCTCCGCGCTCAATGGCCTCGCTTCGTATGGTCAGCTCGGCGTGCCTTCACCCTCCTCCACACCCGGCGCACGCCGTGGCTCCTCCGCCTTCACCGATGCCGAAGGCAATCTCGTAATCTTTGCCGGCACCAACGGGGCCAACAGCAACAACGACGTCTGGGTGCTCGACATCCCCGAGTTCCCCATCGTCGAGCTTCAGTCCATCGCCAGCATCACGGAAGACTCCGCCACGGTCACCGTGAAGATCAATCCCAATGGCAACTCCACCACTGCGGTCCTCAAGCTTATCAAGCTCACCGGTGGCGAAGATGAAGCTGAGATTGACCTCGGTGTCATCGGCAGCGGCAGCACCCCCATCACCGTGGTGGAAGAGCTGACCGATCTAGACCTCGGCTCCCGCTACGCCGTCATCGTCGAGGCCCAAAATATCCTCGGTTCCGGCCAGAGCCCCGTTTGCATCTTCACCACCCTCGGCACGGCACCCGCCGTCATTGCCAGTTTTGACGAAACCGAAAGTTTCCATCCGGAAGCCTCCGGTACCGTGGCTGTTCAAGTCGCCCTCACCTCTCCAGCGACTGAGGCTTTCACCCTCCCATTCACCGTCAGCGGCACGGCTTCTGAAGGGGCCACCGGAGACTTTATCACCGCTCCGGCCTCCGGTTCAGTCAGCTTCTTCATCGGCCAGAGCCGTGCCACAATCAATGTCGCGATCCGCGACGATCTCACCCTGGATCCTGACGAAACTGTCATTCTCACCCTCGGAACTCCTTCCGCCGCCAGCGTCACCACGGGTGAGGACGACGTCCACACCTTGACCATCCAGGACAACGATGGTCCACCTGTTTTTGTTCAGGCCCCGGGTTCGCAGCTCGCCCGTCTTGGTAGCAAGGTGATCTTCGATGGCACCGCCACAGGCACCCCCGTCCTGGCTTACCAATGGCGCAAAGGCGCGACTAACATCGCCAAGGCCACTCTGCCGACTTACACCTTCGCCAGCGTAAAGCTCACAGATGCAGGCACCTACGGCGTCGATGTCCGCAACAGCATTGATACCCTCATTGCCAATTTCGACCTCGCCGTTGTGGATACCTCCGCTCGCAGCATCGTCCAGGCCGAGGGCACCACCGTCAGTGTCAAAGTGCTGAATGCAGGCACTGGCCTCACTTTTGCCTGGTTGAAAGAGGGCGACCCCATCGGCCAAACCACGGATACCCTCACCATCCCAGATGCCACCGCCCTTGATTCCGGGGATTATGTCTGTGTCATTTCGAAAGACGGCAGCGCCCCGCTCACCACTGGCATCATCCGTGTTAACATCTTTGCCGAAGTCGTCGCTCCGCCCGCCTTCCTTGCTGGCAACTACGTCGGTCTGGTCAGCCCAGATGAAAGCGCAGGCGCACCGCTCGGTGGCCGTTTTGACGTCGCCGTCACCACCAAAGGGGCCTATTCCGCCAAGCTCATCCTCGGCACCACTACCCTGACCGGTAAAGGCCAGCTCTACATCTCTGGCGATGCCACTGAGGCCGAAGGCCAGGCCACTGTCAGCTTTGTCCGCAAAGGCCTGCCCAATCTCACCGTCCAGTTCTTCCTCAGCGGCAATGCCGAAGAGCCCGTCGCCCAGGCTCTGGAAGGCCGTCTGGATGATCCTTTCAATGGTGGCAGCACCGGAATCGAAGGTTACCGCAACCCTTGGGTCGCCAAGCCCAAGGTCGGCAGCACCGATCTTCCTGCCACCAGCTACGCAGGCAGCTACACCTTCGGTCTGGACATTCCTGCCGATCTCGTCGGCATGCTCGACATCCCGCAGGGCAATGGCTTCGGTGCCGCCACCGTCACCACCGCAGGCACAGTGGCCTTCGTCGGTCGCACAGCTGATGGTGGCAAGTTCACCTTCTCCTCCATCGTGGGACCTGAGGGGGACGTTCCCTTCTACTCCGCCTTCAGCCTCACTCAGGGGTATCTCGCTGGCTTCACCGCCATCACTCCTGCTGGCACAGATTTCGACAGCAACAGCTACGATGGCAACCTTGCCTGGAAGAAAGTGGCCGCCGATGCCAAGTCCAAGGAACTCGCCTATCGCGCCGGGTTTGATGAAATTGAACTCACACTCTTCGGTGGCAAATGGCAGCCGCCTGCCAGCGGCGGTGTCATCGCAGACCTAAACGATGTTGACAACAATGCTGTCCTTTTCCTCAACGAGGGCGGCTCTGCGCAGGCCGGGATCGAGCCCTTCACCTTCAGCATCCGCAACCTGAAGGACACCGGTGTCGTCCAGACCGTCATTGTTGATAAGACCCTGGCCGTCAATCCGAACAGCGTCACCTTTAAGCTCATCGCGAATCCCGTGGGTCACTACTCGGGCACCTTCACCGTTCCAAATCCGGTGAAGACACTTGTCCGCACCGCCACCTATCAAGGCACGTTCATTCGCCTAACGACGGGCGAATTCGAAAGCGCTGGTTTCTTCCTCTTGGCCCAGCCACCGGAGCCTGGCCAGACGGTGAAAACCGCGCCTCAGCTCAGTGGCGAGGCCCAGGTCCGCCAGCCGCGCTGA
- a CDS encoding ABC transporter ATP-binding protein, with translation MNAPLSLQAVQCKGLRKHFGEGDARVEVLRGVDFQARLGEMTFLVGPSGCGKTTLISVIAGLLDPSDGDLQVLDSRHAEMKAQERILFRRRNLGFVFQQYNLLPSLTAAENAAVPLIADGMKRNLAVKKATDLLDRLGLGHKAAAMPRVLSGGQQQRVALARALVHEPRLIICDEPTAALDHKTGESVMELLATAALAPQRAVIVVTHDNRVFHYAHTIAHMDDGVVVRSESRH, from the coding sequence ATGAATGCTCCTCTTTCTCTTCAGGCCGTTCAGTGTAAGGGCCTGCGAAAGCACTTTGGTGAGGGCGATGCCCGTGTCGAAGTCCTACGTGGCGTGGACTTCCAGGCCCGCCTTGGCGAGATGACCTTTCTGGTCGGCCCCAGCGGCTGCGGCAAGACCACCCTCATCTCCGTCATCGCCGGTCTGCTGGACCCCAGCGACGGAGACTTACAAGTGCTCGACTCCCGCCATGCCGAAATGAAGGCGCAGGAACGCATTCTTTTTCGTCGTAGGAACCTCGGCTTCGTCTTCCAGCAATACAATCTATTGCCCTCGCTGACAGCCGCAGAAAATGCTGCCGTCCCGCTCATTGCCGATGGAATGAAACGCAACCTTGCCGTCAAAAAGGCCACCGACTTGCTGGATCGTCTTGGGCTCGGTCACAAAGCCGCTGCCATGCCAAGAGTCCTCTCCGGCGGCCAGCAGCAGCGTGTGGCCCTCGCCCGCGCCCTCGTCCATGAACCCCGCCTCATCATCTGCGATGAGCCCACTGCCGCTCTCGACCATAAAACGGGTGAGTCCGTCATGGAACTCCTCGCCACCGCCGCTCTCGCCCCTCAGCGCGCCGTCATCGTCGTCACTCATGACAACCGCGTCTTCCACTACGCCCACACCATCGCCCATATGGATGATGGCGTCGTCGTCCGGTCCGAATCCCGCCATTGA
- a CDS encoding efflux RND transporter periplasmic adaptor subunit, protein MKIPVLPLVALGCFAWAVSSVLSSQPRRVVTEPPVMPPRTTFAQTIAATGLVEPSSETISVGTHRSGVVEKVFVKLGDEVRQGQPLLKLDTRDLDAELAVTQAQLAEAQAQVAVAEAERIQARRNLDYAEKLDDARAISAEERTQRETSLATVSARLEASQAAVRLAQARVEVTRTAIQRSIVNAPLDATVLQLKVRAGEFISASPASSPWMTLGQTHPLHLRADVDEHEAWRIQAQASAVAHVRGNPDLKANLEFVCFEPMVIPKKSLTGDATERVDTRVLQVIYRLQKPASAALFVGQQMDVFIVDASRKKINE, encoded by the coding sequence ATGAAAATTCCTGTTCTCCCCCTGGTCGCCCTCGGCTGCTTTGCCTGGGCCGTCTCCTCCGTCCTCAGCAGCCAGCCCCGGAGGGTGGTCACTGAGCCGCCCGTCATGCCTCCTCGCACCACCTTTGCCCAAACAATCGCCGCTACTGGCCTGGTGGAGCCTAGCAGCGAAACCATCTCCGTGGGCACTCATCGAAGTGGTGTGGTGGAGAAAGTCTTCGTCAAACTCGGCGATGAAGTCCGCCAGGGCCAGCCCCTGCTGAAGCTGGATACTCGCGACCTCGATGCTGAACTCGCCGTCACCCAGGCCCAACTCGCCGAAGCTCAAGCCCAGGTCGCGGTGGCCGAGGCCGAGCGCATCCAGGCCCGGCGCAATCTCGACTACGCTGAAAAGCTGGACGATGCCCGCGCCATCTCGGCGGAAGAGCGCACTCAGCGTGAAACCTCTCTCGCCACAGTCAGCGCCCGACTCGAGGCCTCGCAGGCTGCGGTGCGCCTGGCTCAGGCCCGGGTGGAGGTCACCCGCACGGCAATTCAGCGTAGCATCGTCAACGCGCCGCTGGATGCCACTGTCCTCCAGCTCAAGGTCAGGGCAGGGGAGTTCATCTCGGCCTCGCCTGCCAGTAGCCCCTGGATGACCCTCGGCCAGACCCACCCCCTCCATCTCCGTGCGGATGTGGATGAGCATGAAGCCTGGCGCATCCAGGCCCAGGCCTCAGCCGTCGCTCATGTGCGTGGAAACCCGGATTTGAAAGCTAATTTGGAGTTCGTCTGCTTCGAGCCTATGGTCATTCCCAAGAAATCTCTTACCGGGGATGCGACCGAAAGAGTGGACACACGCGTACTTCAGGTCATCTACCGTTTGCAGAAACCTGCGTCTGCCGCTCTGTTCGTCGGTCAGCAGATGGATGTCTTTATTGTGGATGCGAGCCGCAAAAAAATAAACGAATAA
- a CDS encoding efflux transporter outer membrane subunit translates to MFFRSSLKIASLRPRGTFVFALGTACLVSSCVVGPDYQSPEAKVSKRWKQRADVSDLPVPDQWWTLFRDNSLNGLVDRALANNQDLRAGLARVDAARALTGVQQANWFPQLNLQNNATYEHSSANSIGANLPSGAGLPNLERDRHRAALGLNYEVDLWGRVRRSVEGAKAREDASVDTLAAQRLVIAAEVARSYFLAASLDNQEQILRETISLREEARKLQQSRFEGGLANEMDVARARTELELAKNDFAAIERQRGAVENSLAVLCGDAPADFGLSKNRRLPAPPRVPAGMPSTLLQRRPDIRSAEQTLRAANADIGVAKANFYPVFSLTGSGGLESVGAEDFFEWKSRTASIGPQLTVPIFQGGRLRGNLRAAQARYDESLATYRQTILTSLREVEDAMLDLRAFQKQRAAVAAAVASAQDTSRLSRLRYDKGLASYFEVVDADRVVLTTRLTLAQLDGQRLTSTVQLLRALGGGWKGSSK, encoded by the coding sequence ATGTTTTTCCGCTCCTCCCTCAAGATCGCCTCACTCCGTCCTCGCGGTACGTTCGTCTTTGCCCTGGGCACCGCATGCCTCGTCAGTTCTTGTGTCGTCGGCCCGGATTACCAATCTCCTGAGGCTAAGGTCTCCAAGCGCTGGAAGCAGCGGGCTGATGTCTCGGATCTTCCCGTCCCGGACCAGTGGTGGACCCTTTTCCGGGACAACTCGCTGAATGGCCTGGTGGACCGTGCTCTCGCTAATAACCAGGACCTTCGTGCCGGCCTCGCCCGTGTGGATGCCGCCCGTGCCCTCACCGGAGTGCAGCAGGCCAACTGGTTCCCCCAGCTCAATCTGCAGAACAATGCCACCTATGAGCATTCCTCCGCCAACAGCATCGGGGCCAATCTCCCTTCCGGCGCCGGATTGCCTAACCTTGAGCGTGACCGCCATCGTGCAGCTTTGGGCCTGAACTATGAAGTGGACCTCTGGGGGCGCGTGCGCCGCAGTGTCGAAGGGGCCAAGGCCCGCGAAGACGCCTCGGTGGATACCCTCGCGGCCCAGCGCCTCGTCATCGCCGCCGAAGTCGCCCGTAGTTACTTCCTTGCCGCCTCCTTGGACAATCAGGAGCAGATCCTGCGCGAAACCATCTCCCTCCGCGAAGAGGCCCGCAAGCTACAGCAATCCCGTTTTGAAGGCGGCCTCGCCAATGAGATGGACGTCGCCCGCGCCCGCACCGAACTCGAACTCGCCAAGAACGACTTCGCTGCGATCGAGCGCCAGCGCGGCGCTGTGGAAAACTCGCTCGCCGTCCTCTGTGGCGATGCACCCGCCGACTTTGGCTTGTCGAAAAACCGTCGCCTGCCTGCACCTCCCCGCGTCCCTGCTGGCATGCCCAGCACCCTGCTTCAGCGCCGCCCAGACATCCGCTCGGCCGAACAGACTCTGCGTGCTGCCAATGCCGACATAGGCGTGGCCAAGGCCAACTTCTATCCCGTCTTCAGCCTCACCGGTTCCGGTGGCCTGGAGTCCGTCGGGGCCGAAGACTTCTTCGAATGGAAAAGCCGCACCGCCAGCATCGGGCCACAGCTTACTGTTCCCATCTTTCAGGGAGGCCGTCTACGTGGCAACCTGCGTGCCGCTCAGGCTCGGTATGATGAAAGCCTAGCCACCTACCGCCAGACCATCCTCACTTCCCTTCGTGAAGTCGAAGACGCCATGCTGGACCTGAGAGCGTTTCAAAAACAACGCGCTGCCGTTGCCGCCGCCGTGGCTTCTGCTCAGGACACCAGCCGCCTCTCCCGCCTGCGGTATGACAAAGGTCTCGCCAGCTACTTCGAAGTCGTGGATGCCGACCGCGTCGTCCTCACCACCCGACTCACCCTCGCCCAGCTCGATGGCCAGCGCCTCACCTCCACCGTCCAGCTCCTCCGCGCCCTCGGCGGCGGCTGGAAAGGCAGCAGCAAATAA
- a CDS encoding TetR/AcrR family transcriptional regulator, whose product MSGIQSTPTRKEREFQAREELILTHARRLLLEKGFQAWNMEQLAESVEYSKGTLYQHFISKEDLVLAVATASLRQRADLFEKSSHFKGLTRERCRVIGFACCEFAVSCPEYFHVEMMLKSASFWEKASEARRQAHAFQGARCWRVLNHIIVEAMALGEMPRTHFTPEQATFALVSVTVGSHLMGQEPQLKVQAGITSPMLSVRFNQDIICDGLGWKPLLHEHDYAATDRRIVEEVFPNAASWLYTES is encoded by the coding sequence ATGTCAGGGATCCAGTCCACCCCCACCCGCAAGGAACGCGAGTTCCAGGCGCGTGAGGAGTTGATCCTCACCCACGCCCGCCGCCTCCTCCTTGAGAAAGGCTTCCAGGCTTGGAACATGGAGCAGCTTGCCGAATCGGTTGAGTATTCCAAAGGCACTCTCTACCAGCATTTCATCTCCAAGGAGGATCTCGTCCTGGCTGTCGCCACTGCCTCTCTTCGCCAGCGGGCAGATCTATTTGAAAAGTCTTCTCACTTCAAAGGTCTCACCCGCGAGCGTTGCCGTGTTATCGGCTTTGCCTGCTGCGAGTTTGCCGTCAGTTGTCCAGAATACTTCCATGTCGAGATGATGCTGAAGTCCGCTTCCTTCTGGGAGAAGGCCAGTGAGGCCCGCCGCCAGGCTCATGCATTCCAAGGGGCCCGCTGCTGGCGCGTACTCAATCACATCATTGTCGAGGCCATGGCCCTCGGCGAAATGCCCCGCACCCACTTCACACCGGAGCAGGCCACCTTCGCCCTTGTCTCCGTCACTGTTGGCAGTCACCTCATGGGGCAGGAGCCCCAGCTCAAGGTCCAGGCCGGCATCACCAGCCCGATGCTTTCCGTACGGTTCAATCAAGACATCATCTGTGACGGCCTTGGCTGGAAGCCTCTCCTGCATGAGCACGACTACGCCGCTACCGACCGCCGCATCGTCGAGGAAGTTTTCCCCAATGCCGCATCCTGGCTCTACACGGAAAGTTGA
- a CDS encoding cupin domain-containing protein, with protein MSAPSTVSPTPTDSGLCFQHLNWGSLNSISQQEVGGVSGKLFLKDLLGLTGMEVSANVMAPGQGMPFCHSHRLNEELYIFLSGSGQFMVGDSVFIVGPGSCVRVAPQGIRCWRNTGDEPLHFLCIQAPAGGLSSNTTQDGIGAGRPHWNCRPQEVAP; from the coding sequence ATGAGCGCTCCCTCCACTGTATCTCCAACCCCGACCGATTCCGGCCTTTGCTTCCAGCACCTGAATTGGGGCAGTCTCAATTCGATCTCCCAGCAAGAGGTTGGCGGTGTTTCCGGAAAGCTTTTCCTCAAGGACCTGCTTGGCCTCACCGGCATGGAGGTTTCGGCCAATGTCATGGCCCCAGGGCAGGGCATGCCGTTCTGCCACAGCCATCGGCTGAATGAGGAACTCTACATTTTCCTCTCTGGCAGCGGCCAGTTCATGGTGGGGGATTCCGTCTTCATCGTCGGCCCCGGTTCCTGCGTGCGTGTCGCCCCTCAGGGTATCCGTTGCTGGCGCAATACGGGGGATGAACCTCTGCACTTCCTCTGCATCCAGGCACCTGCCGGGGGCCTCTCTAGCAACACTACCCAAGATGGCATTGGCGCGGGCCGCCCGCATTGGAACTGCCGTCCTCAGGAGGTCGCACCATGA